Proteins from one Fusobacterium periodonticum 1_1_41FAA genomic window:
- a CDS encoding YwqG family protein — protein sequence MDFKELLTKILSEVKKDEITIFTESNEDNEILNKSKIGGKPYLPKDFVWPYYQELPLSFLAQINLEEVNSLDKDRLLPSKGMLYFFYELETEEWGFKPENKGCSKVLYFEDTSNFELTDFPEDMEDYNIVPEFKVNFKSNISYPSYENFEKLNENDVLLEKYETFEGYDELNDNFFDNYYDFYEEYMDGLESHTKLLGYPDVVQNSMEEECVEVTRDFDMEAVKASPKKYKEEIKKAAENWILLFQMDTVETDDYELMFGDSGHIYFWIKKEDLKNKNFDNVWLILQSC from the coding sequence ATGGATTTTAAAGAACTTTTAACAAAAATACTAAGTGAAGTAAAAAAAGATGAAATTACTATTTTTACTGAATCTAATGAAGATAATGAAATTTTAAATAAAAGTAAGATTGGAGGTAAACCTTATCTTCCAAAAGACTTTGTTTGGCCTTACTATCAAGAACTTCCTTTATCTTTTTTAGCTCAAATCAATTTAGAAGAAGTAAATTCTTTAGATAAGGATAGATTACTTCCAAGTAAAGGAATGTTATATTTTTTCTATGAATTAGAAACAGAAGAGTGGGGATTTAAACCTGAAAATAAAGGTTGCTCTAAAGTTCTTTACTTTGAAGATACTTCTAACTTTGAATTAACTGATTTTCCTGAAGATATGGAAGACTATAATATAGTTCCTGAATTTAAAGTTAATTTTAAGTCAAATATTAGTTACCCTTCTTATGAAAATTTTGAAAAACTTAATGAAAATGATGTTCTTCTAGAAAAGTATGAAACATTTGAAGGCTATGATGAACTTAACGATAATTTTTTTGATAACTATTATGATTTCTATGAAGAATATATGGATGGTCTTGAAAGCCATACTAAATTACTTGGTTACCCTGATGTTGTTCAAAATTCAATGGAAGAAGAATGTGTAGAAGTAACAAGAGATTTTGATATGGAAGCTGTTAAAGCTTCTCCTAAAAAATATAAAGAAGAAATCAAAAAGGCTGCTGAAAATTGGATATTACTTTTTCAAATGGATACTGTTGAGACTGACGATTATGAATTGATGTTTGGAGATTCTGGCCATATCTATTTTTGGATTAAAAAAGAAGATTTAAAAAATAAAAACTTTGATAACGTTTGGCTAATTTTACAATCTTGCTAA
- a CDS encoding nitroreductase — protein sequence MNEVLKAIKERRSIRKYKSDMLPKEIIDQVIESGLYAASGKGQQSPIIISVTNKELRDKLSRMNCEIGGWKEGFDPFFNAPVVLIVLAPRDWANKTYDGSLVMGNMMLAAHALNIGSCWINRARQEFETEEGKEILKSLGIEGEYEGIGHCILGYVDGEYPSVPARKANRVYYVE from the coding sequence ATGAATGAAGTTTTAAAAGCAATTAAAGAAAGAAGAAGTATCAGAAAATATAAAAGTGATATGTTACCAAAAGAAATTATTGATCAAGTTATTGAAAGTGGACTCTATGCTGCAAGTGGGAAAGGGCAACAATCTCCTATCATTATTTCAGTAACCAATAAAGAACTTCGTGATAAATTATCAAGAATGAATTGTGAAATTGGAGGATGGAAAGAAGGTTTTGATCCATTTTTCAATGCACCTGTTGTATTGATAGTTTTAGCTCCAAGAGATTGGGCGAATAAGACATATGATGGAAGTCTTGTCATGGGAAATATGATGTTAGCTGCTCATGCTCTAAATATAGGAAGTTGTTGGATAAACAGAGCAAGACAAGAATTTGAAACTGAAGAAGGAAAAGAAATTTTAAAATCTCTTGGAATTGAAGGAGAATATGAAGGAATAGGACATTGTATTTTAGGATATGTAGATGGAGAATATCCAAGTGTTCCAGCAAGAAAAGCAAATCGTGTTTATTATGTTGAATAA
- a CDS encoding AEC family transporter, with protein sequence MEAFISSIGSILSIVLLIVLGYILKEKNWFSDSFSGNISKLIMNIALPASIFVSVLKYLTLKSLLSLTGALVYTFLSVIIGYIFAYILVKILNVPVGRRGTFINTVVNANTIFIGLPLNIALFGNESLPYFLVYYVTNTVSTWAFGAILIGNDTNDKDRQGAAFNWKKLFPPPLLGFIVALIFLFLSIPVPAFINSTLGYLGGIVTPLSLIYIGIVLHNAGLKSIKFDRDTIFALIGRFIFSPIVMLILIKFSSDILPLKELSAIEVKTFIVQSAAPALAVLPILVNEAKGDVEYATNVVTTSTLLFVIVIPIITTLLGRI encoded by the coding sequence ATGGAAGCATTTATAAGTTCAATAGGAAGTATATTATCCATAGTTTTACTGATAGTATTAGGATATATATTAAAAGAAAAAAATTGGTTTAGTGATAGCTTTAGTGGAAATATATCTAAACTGATTATGAATATTGCTTTACCAGCCTCTATTTTTGTATCTGTTTTGAAGTATTTGACATTAAAATCTTTATTATCTTTAACAGGAGCTTTAGTTTATACATTTTTATCTGTAATAATTGGTTATATTTTTGCATACATACTTGTAAAAATTTTAAATGTTCCAGTTGGAAGAAGAGGTACTTTCATAAATACTGTTGTCAATGCAAATACAATTTTTATAGGATTACCATTAAATATTGCCTTATTTGGAAATGAAAGTTTACCATATTTTTTAGTTTACTATGTTACAAATACAGTTTCAACTTGGGCATTTGGAGCAATACTAATTGGTAATGATACAAATGATAAAGATAGACAAGGAGCAGCTTTTAATTGGAAAAAGTTGTTTCCACCTCCATTATTAGGTTTTATAGTTGCTCTTATATTTTTATTTTTAAGTATACCTGTTCCAGCTTTTATTAATTCAACATTAGGATATTTAGGAGGGATAGTTACACCGCTATCTCTAATATACATAGGTATTGTTTTACATAATGCTGGACTAAAAAGTATAAAGTTTGATAGAGATACTATATTTGCACTTATAGGAAGATTTATATTCTCACCAATTGTTATGCTTATTTTAATAAAATTTAGCTCAGATATTTTACCATTAAAAGAATTATCAGCAATAGAAGTAAAAACATTTATAGTACAGTCAGCTGCACCAGCACTTGCAGTATTACCAATTTTGGTTAATGAGGCAAAGGGAGATGTGGAATATGCAACAAATGTAGTAACAACAAGTACCTTATTGTTTGTTATTGTGATACCAATCATCACTACTTTATTGGGAAGAATATAA
- a CDS encoding malolactic enzyme yields the protein MTKKSYEVLNNPFLNKGTAFTKEERKELELTGLLPPQIQTIEEQAEQVYAQYKSKEPLINKRRFLMEIFDTNRTLFYYLFSQHVVEFMPVVYDPVIAENIENYSELYVNPQNAVYLSIDSPEAIEESLKNATKDREIRLIVVTDAEGILGIGDWGTNGVDISVGKLMVYTAAAGIDPKSVLPVVLDAGTNRETLLEDKLYLGNRHKRIYGDKYYEFVDKFVQTAEKLFPRLYLHFEDFGRSNAANVLHKYWKTYPVFNDDIQGTGIITLAGILGALKISGEKLTDQKYMCFGAGTAGAGIADRVYQEMLQQGLSEDEARSRFYLVDKQGLLFDDMDDLTPEQRPFARKRTEFTNANELTNLEAAVKAVKPTILVGTSTQPNTFTETIVKEMASYTARPIIFPLSNPTKLAEATAENLIKWTDGKALVATGIPADPVEYNGVTYEIGQANNALIYPALGLGAIASTAKLLTNEMISKAAHSLGGIVDTTKPGAATLPPVSKLTEFSQRVAEAVGQCALDQKLNREDITDIKVAIEKIKWTPKY from the coding sequence ATGACAAAGAAATCTTATGAAGTATTAAATAACCCATTTTTAAACAAAGGAACAGCTTTCACAAAGGAAGAAAGAAAAGAATTGGAATTAACTGGATTACTACCACCACAAATTCAAACAATTGAGGAACAAGCAGAACAAGTATATGCACAATACAAAAGTAAAGAACCTCTAATAAACAAAAGAAGATTTTTAATGGAAATTTTTGATACAAATAGAACTTTATTTTATTATCTATTTAGTCAACATGTAGTTGAATTTATGCCAGTAGTATATGATCCTGTTATAGCTGAAAATATTGAAAATTATAGTGAACTATATGTAAATCCTCAAAATGCTGTATATTTGTCAATAGACTCTCCTGAAGCAATAGAAGAATCTTTAAAAAATGCAACAAAAGATAGAGAAATAAGACTTATTGTTGTAACTGATGCAGAAGGTATTTTAGGAATTGGAGATTGGGGAACAAATGGTGTTGATATTTCAGTTGGAAAGTTAATGGTTTACACAGCAGCAGCTGGGATAGATCCTAAATCAGTTTTACCAGTTGTTTTAGATGCAGGAACAAATCGTGAAACTCTGCTTGAAGATAAATTATATTTAGGAAATCGTCATAAAAGAATTTATGGAGATAAATATTATGAGTTTGTAGATAAATTTGTTCAAACTGCTGAAAAATTATTCCCTAGACTATATCTACATTTTGAAGACTTTGGTCGTTCAAATGCAGCTAATGTTTTACATAAATATTGGAAAACTTATCCTGTATTTAATGATGATATACAAGGAACAGGAATTATTACATTAGCAGGAATTTTAGGAGCATTAAAAATTTCTGGAGAAAAATTAACTGACCAAAAATATATGTGTTTTGGAGCAGGAACAGCAGGAGCAGGAATAGCAGATCGTGTATATCAAGAAATGTTACAACAAGGTTTATCTGAAGATGAAGCTCGTAGTAGATTTTATTTAGTTGATAAACAAGGACTTTTATTTGATGATATGGACGATTTAACTCCAGAACAAAGACCATTTGCTCGTAAGAGAACTGAATTTACTAATGCAAATGAATTAACAAATTTAGAAGCAGCAGTTAAAGCAGTTAAACCAACTATTCTAGTTGGAACTTCTACTCAACCAAATACTTTTACTGAAACAATAGTAAAAGAAATGGCATCATATACAGCAAGACCTATTATATTTCCATTGAGTAATCCAACAAAATTAGCAGAAGCAACTGCTGAAAATTTAATCAAATGGACAGATGGAAAAGCATTGGTTGCAACAGGTATTCCTGCAGATCCAGTTGAATATAATGGAGTAACTTATGAAATAGGACAAGCTAATAATGCTTTAATATATCCAGCACTTGGTTTAGGAGCAATTGCTTCAACAGCAAAATTACTTACAAATGAAATGATATCAAAAGCTGCACACTCATTAGGAGGAATTGTTGATACAACAAAACCTGGAGCAGCCACATTACCACCAGTATCAAAATTAACAGAATTTTCTCAAAGAGTTGCTGAAGCAGTTGGTCAATGTGCATTAGATCAAAAATTAAATAGAGAAGATATAACTGATATAAAAGTAGCTATCGAAAAAATTAAGTGGACACCAAAATATTAA
- a CDS encoding carbon-nitrogen hydrolase family protein, whose product MKKKKIKIALAQMKIEQKNIEGNCKKILKKIEEAAKENVDIICFPELATIGYTITTDELQNLPEDFENTFIEKLQEKARLFKIHILVGYLESKTTKKSRDFYNSCIFIDDEGKILANARKVYLWKKEKTKFKAGNKFVVKNTKFGKIGILLCYDLEFPEPARIECLKGAEIIFVPSLWSFNAENRWHIDLAANSLFNLLFIAGCNAVGDSCCGKSKIVEPDGSTLIEASGTNEELLMATIDLEKVSEVRAKIPYLSDLKR is encoded by the coding sequence ATGAAAAAGAAAAAAATTAAAATTGCTTTAGCACAAATGAAAATTGAACAAAAAAATATAGAGGGAAATTGTAAAAAAATTTTAAAAAAAATAGAAGAGGCAGCTAAAGAAAATGTAGATATCATATGTTTTCCCGAACTAGCTACTATAGGTTATACAATTACTACCGATGAACTTCAAAATCTACCTGAAGATTTTGAAAATACTTTTATTGAGAAATTACAAGAAAAAGCAAGACTTTTTAAAATACATATCTTAGTTGGTTATCTAGAAAGTAAAACAACTAAAAAATCAAGAGATTTTTATAATTCTTGTATTTTTATTGATGATGAAGGAAAAATACTTGCTAATGCAAGAAAAGTTTATCTTTGGAAAAAAGAAAAAACTAAATTTAAAGCTGGAAATAAATTTGTAGTAAAGAATACTAAATTTGGAAAAATAGGTATATTACTTTGTTATGATTTAGAGTTTCCTGAACCTGCAAGAATAGAATGTCTAAAAGGAGCTGAAATAATTTTTGTACCTTCTTTATGGAGCTTTAATGCTGAAAATAGATGGCATATAGATTTAGCTGCTAATTCCTTATTTAATTTGCTTTTTATAGCAGGTTGTAATGCAGTTGGTGATAGCTGTTGTGGAAAATCAAAAATTGTAGAGCCTGATGGAAGTACTTTGATTGAGGCTAGTGGTACAAATGAAGAATTACTAATGGCTACAATAGATTTAGAAAAAGTCTCTGAAGTAAGAGCTAAAATCCCATATTTAAGTGATTTAAAAAGATAA
- the kdsA gene encoding 3-deoxy-8-phosphooctulonate synthase has protein sequence MLINDVNKVKVGNIVFGGKKRFVLIAGPCVMESQELMDEVAGGIKEICDRLGIEYIFKASFDKANRSSIHSYRGPGLEEGMKMLAKTKEKFNVPVITDVHEAWQCKEVAKVVDILQIPAFLCRQTDLLIAAAETGKAVNIKKGQFLAPWDMKNIVVKMEESGNQNIMLCERGSTFGYNNMVVDMRSLLEMRKFNYPVVFDVTHSVQKPGGLGTATSGDREYVYPLLRAGLAIGVDAIFAEVHPNPTEAKSDGPNMLYLKDLEEILKTAIEIDKIVKGV, from the coding sequence ATGTTAATTAATGATGTAAATAAAGTTAAAGTTGGTAATATTGTATTTGGAGGAAAAAAGAGATTTGTTTTAATTGCAGGACCTTGTGTTATGGAATCTCAAGAACTGATGGATGAAGTTGCAGGAGGAATAAAAGAAATTTGTGATAGACTAGGTATAGAGTATATATTTAAGGCTTCTTTTGATAAGGCTAATCGTTCATCTATACATTCATATAGAGGACCTGGTTTAGAAGAAGGAATGAAAATGCTTGCCAAAACAAAAGAAAAATTTAATGTTCCTGTTATTACAGATGTTCATGAAGCTTGGCAATGTAAAGAAGTTGCAAAAGTAGTAGATATTTTACAAATTCCTGCATTCTTATGTAGACAAACAGACTTACTTATAGCTGCTGCTGAAACAGGAAAGGCTGTAAATATTAAAAAAGGGCAATTTTTAGCACCTTGGGATATGAAAAACATAGTTGTTAAAATGGAAGAGTCTGGAAACCAAAATATAATGTTATGTGAAAGAGGAAGTACATTTGGATACAATAATATGGTAGTGGATATGAGAAGTTTACTTGAAATGAGAAAATTTAATTATCCTGTTGTATTTGATGTAACACATTCAGTTCAAAAACCTGGAGGACTTGGAACAGCAACATCTGGAGATAGAGAATATGTATATCCTCTTTTAAGAGCAGGACTTGCTATTGGGGTTGATGCAATATTTGCTGAAGTTCATCCTAACCCAACAGAAGCAAAATCTGATGGACCAAATATGCTATATTTAAAAGATTTAGAAGAGATTTTAAAAACTGCAATAGAAATAGATAAGATAGTTAAAGGTGTATAA
- a CDS encoding UDP-N-acetylmuramoyl-L-alanyl-D-glutamate--2,6-diaminopimelate ligase — MNIFSGVEYEVLRDVDLNRKYDGIEYDSRKVKENYIFVALEGANVDGHDYIDSAVKNGATCIIVSRKVEMKHKVSYVLIDEIRHKLGYIASNFYEWPQRKLKIIGVTGTNGKTSSTYMIEKLMGDTPITRIGTIEYKIGDEVFEAVNTTPESLDLIKIFDKTLKKKIEYVVMEVSSHSLEIGRVDVLDFDYALFTNLTQDHLDYHVTMENYFQAKRKLFLKLKDINNSVFNIDDKYGKRLYDEFIEDNPEIISYGIDGGDLEGEYLDDGYIDIKFKEKVEKVKFALLGDFNLYNTLGAVAIARKMGISWEDILERVSNIKAAPGRFEALNCGQDYKVIVDYAHTPDALVNVIVAARNIRNGNRIITIFGCGGDRDRTKRPIMAKAAENLSDIVILTSDNPRTESPEQIFADVKAGFTKTDDYLFEPDREKAIKLAINMAEKNDIILITGKGHETYHIIGTKKWHFDDKEIARREIVRRRMVENVN, encoded by the coding sequence ATGAATATTTTTTCAGGTGTAGAATATGAAGTTTTAAGAGATGTTGATTTAAATAGAAAATATGATGGTATTGAATATGATTCAAGAAAAGTCAAAGAAAACTATATTTTTGTTGCCCTAGAAGGTGCGAATGTTGATGGACATGACTATATAGATAGTGCTGTAAAAAATGGTGCAACTTGTATTATAGTAAGTAGAAAAGTTGAAATGAAACATAAAGTTAGTTATGTTTTAATTGATGAAATTAGACATAAACTTGGTTATATAGCTTCAAATTTCTATGAATGGCCTCAAAGAAAATTAAAAATCATAGGAGTTACAGGAACTAATGGAAAAACTTCATCAACTTATATGATAGAAAAATTGATGGGAGATACTCCTATAACTCGTATAGGGACTATAGAATATAAAATAGGTGATGAAGTATTTGAAGCTGTTAATACAACTCCTGAATCACTTGATTTAATAAAGATTTTTGATAAAACTTTAAAGAAAAAGATAGAATATGTTGTTATGGAAGTAAGCTCTCATTCACTTGAAATAGGTAGAGTAGATGTTTTAGATTTTGACTATGCTCTTTTTACGAATCTAACTCAAGATCACTTAGATTATCATGTGACTATGGAAAATTATTTTCAAGCTAAGAGAAAATTATTCTTAAAACTTAAAGATATAAATAATTCAGTATTTAATATTGATGATAAGTATGGAAAAAGACTATATGACGAATTCATAGAAGATAATCCTGAAATAATCTCTTATGGAATAGATGGAGGAGATTTAGAAGGAGAATACTTAGATGATGGTTATATAGATATTAAATTTAAAGAAAAAGTAGAAAAAGTTAAATTTGCTTTATTAGGTGATTTTAACTTATACAATACTTTAGGTGCAGTTGCCATTGCTAGAAAGATGGGAATTAGTTGGGAAGATATTTTAGAAAGAGTATCAAATATAAAGGCTGCTCCTGGAAGATTTGAAGCTTTAAATTGTGGGCAAGATTATAAAGTTATAGTTGACTATGCTCATACTCCCGATGCCTTAGTAAATGTTATTGTTGCTGCAAGAAACATTAGAAATGGTAATAGGATAATAACTATATTTGGTTGTGGTGGAGATAGAGATAGAACTAAAAGACCTATAATGGCTAAAGCTGCTGAAAATTTATCAGATATTGTGATTCTAACTTCAGATAATCCAAGAACTGAAAGTCCTGAACAAATATTTGCTGATGTAAAGGCAGGATTTACAAAGACAGATGATTATTTGTTTGAACCTGATAGAGAAAAGGCAATAAAATTAGCTATTAATATGGCAGAAAAAAATGATATTATCCTTATAACAGGAAAAGGACATGAAACATACCATATAATCGGTACAAAAAAATGGCACTTTGATGATAAGGAAATTGCAAGAAGAGAAATTGTTAGAAGAAGGATGGTAGAAAATGTTAATTAA
- a CDS encoding uracil-DNA glycosylase has translation MSKINNDWKEILEEEFQKDYFVELKNILEKEYENYTVYPPKKDILNAFFLTPYSEVKVVLLGQDPYHQKGQAHGLAFSVNYGIKTPPSLVNMYKELHDDLGLYIPNNGFLEKWAKQGVLLLNTSLTVRDSEANSHSKIGWQTFTDNVIKKLNEREKPIIFILWGNNAKAKEKFIDTSKHYILKGAHPSPLSANRGFFGCKHFSEVNRILKELKEKEIDWQIENKE, from the coding sequence ATGTCAAAAATTAATAATGACTGGAAAGAAATTTTAGAAGAAGAATTTCAGAAAGATTATTTTGTGGAATTGAAAAATATTCTTGAAAAGGAGTATGAAAATTACACTGTTTATCCGCCAAAAAAAGATATTCTAAATGCTTTTTTTCTCACTCCTTATTCAGAGGTAAAAGTTGTACTTTTAGGACAAGATCCTTATCATCAGAAAGGGCAGGCACATGGTTTAGCTTTTTCAGTAAATTATGGAATAAAGACACCACCATCACTTGTAAATATGTATAAAGAGTTACATGATGATTTGGGGTTATATATTCCAAACAATGGTTTTCTTGAAAAATGGGCAAAACAAGGAGTATTACTTTTAAATACAAGTTTGACAGTTAGAGATAGTGAAGCTAATTCACATTCAAAAATTGGTTGGCAAACATTTACAGATAACGTAATAAAAAAGTTAAATGAAAGAGAAAAACCTATAATATTTATATTATGGGGAAATAATGCTAAAGCTAAAGAGAAATTTATAGACACTAGCAAACATTATATTTTAAAAGGAGCACATCCTAGCCCTCTTTCAGCTAATAGAGGCTTCTTTGGTTGTAAACATTTTAGTGAAGTGAATAGAATATTAAAAGAGTTAAAAGAGAAAGAAATTGACTGGCAAATTGAAAATAAGGAGTAG
- a CDS encoding SMI1/KNR4 family protein — MTEFNWDSFIKELEKFQKGIENIGGHSRETIIEAPAKEEEILEVEKKLGYTLPKDFRDILLNYSSHFEYFWSTYRDEEEEQIEFPEKFCAIFAGNLHWGLKFLLDFEESRQGWVDICYPDYNNEYDKVWHNKLAFYEVGNGDYYGIELEKENYGKIVYLSHDGGDGHGHYIADNFKDLLNNWSKVGAVGGDDWQWEVFYTEGKGIDPESENAKEWREYIFSKI, encoded by the coding sequence ATGACTGAATTTAATTGGGATAGTTTCATCAAAGAACTTGAAAAATTTCAAAAGGGAATAGAAAATATAGGAGGGCATTCTAGAGAAACTATAATAGAAGCTCCAGCAAAGGAAGAAGAAATTTTAGAAGTTGAGAAAAAGTTAGGATATACTTTACCAAAAGATTTTAGAGATATACTTTTAAATTATTCATCACATTTTGAATATTTTTGGTCAACCTATAGAGACGAAGAAGAAGAACAAATTGAATTCCCAGAAAAATTTTGTGCTATATTTGCGGGAAATTTACATTGGGGACTAAAGTTCTTGTTAGATTTTGAAGAAAGTAGACAGGGATGGGTAGATATTTGTTATCCTGATTATAATAATGAATATGATAAAGTTTGGCATAATAAGTTAGCCTTTTATGAAGTTGGAAATGGAGATTATTATGGTATTGAACTTGAAAAAGAAAATTATGGAAAAATAGTATATTTAAGCCATGATGGTGGAGATGGTCATGGTCATTATATAGCAGATAATTTTAAAGATTTATTAAATAATTGGTCAAAAGTTGGTGCTGTTGGTGGAGATGATTGGCAATGGGAAGTATTTTACACAGAGGGAAAGGGAATAGATCCTGAGAGTGAAAATGCAAAAGAGTGGAGAGAATATATTTTTAGTAAGATATGA
- a CDS encoding HD domain-containing protein gives MLISRVKQVYQYIFSKFDESNNFEIKKILSEEEFLIFSTMSNYDKVHSYSLYQKVKEEKTLSSEKLYLKLALLHDSGKGKVGLFRRIKKVLVGDKLLEQHPNIAFEKLKNINLDLAKLCLQHHDKDVDEKMKIFQELDDK, from the coding sequence ATGTTAATTTCAAGAGTAAAACAAGTTTATCAATATATTTTTTCTAAGTTTGATGAGAGTAATAATTTTGAAATAAAAAAGATATTATCAGAGGAAGAATTCTTAATTTTTTCTACTATGTCTAATTACGATAAAGTTCATTCATACAGCTTATACCAAAAGGTAAAGGAAGAAAAAACTTTATCTTCTGAAAAACTTTATTTAAAACTTGCTCTTTTACATGATAGTGGAAAGGGTAAAGTGGGGCTTTTTAGAAGAATAAAAAAAGTTTTAGTAGGAGATAAACTTTTAGAACAACATCCAAATATAGCTTTTGAGAAATTAAAAAATATTAATTTAGACTTAGCAAAACTATGTTTACAACATCACGATAAAGATGTAGATGAGAAAATGAAAATTTTTCAAGAATTAGATGATAAATAA
- a CDS encoding toxin-antitoxin system YwqK family antitoxin, producing the protein MNKFNKFIILAGLLFSFSVAYAEIKEVESLDTISKQILGENNTKSKKEKTKETQKKEVTKKETKRENENETEVKSENKASENEETVVNDIPDETATRVINKSEIVDFYEREVRDKIAYKEGSNTPFTGVFGIVIDDKIESYEEYKDGLLDGETAYFSKDKEVKLLSEMYSKGKLNGPQKTYYENGKLKSIVYYKNDRIDGIVEYDKSGKLLHKSIFENGTGDWKLYWSNGKVSEEGRYVSWKRDGVWKKYREDGSLDTILKYDNGRLLSEKWQ; encoded by the coding sequence ATGAATAAATTTAATAAATTTATTATTTTAGCAGGACTGTTATTCAGTTTTTCAGTTGCATATGCTGAAATAAAAGAAGTTGAGTCACTAGATACAATTTCTAAACAGATATTAGGTGAGAATAACACAAAGTCTAAGAAAGAAAAAACTAAAGAGACTCAAAAAAAAGAAGTTACTAAAAAAGAAACTAAAAGAGAAAATGAAAACGAAACTGAAGTTAAGTCTGAAAATAAAGCTTCTGAAAATGAAGAAACTGTTGTCAATGATATTCCAGATGAAACAGCAACTAGAGTTATAAATAAATCAGAAATAGTTGATTTCTATGAAAGAGAAGTTAGAGATAAAATAGCTTATAAAGAAGGTTCTAACACTCCTTTTACAGGAGTATTTGGGATAGTTATTGATGATAAAATAGAATCTTATGAAGAATATAAAGATGGTCTTTTAGATGGAGAAACTGCTTATTTTTCAAAAGATAAAGAAGTAAAATTATTATCTGAAATGTACTCTAAAGGAAAATTAAATGGACCACAAAAAACTTATTATGAAAATGGTAAATTAAAATCTATAGTTTACTATAAAAATGATAGAATAGATGGTATAGTAGAATATGATAAAAGTGGAAAACTTTTACATAAAAGTATCTTTGAAAATGGTACAGGAGATTGGAAATTATATTGGAGTAATGGGAAAGTTTCAGAAGAAGGAAGATATGTTTCTTGGAAAAGAGATGGAGTTTGGAAAAAATATAGAGAAGATGGAAGTTTAGATACTATATTGAAGTATGACAATGGTAGACTTTTAAGCGAAAAATGGCAATAA